A window of Streptomyces sp. SAI-127 contains these coding sequences:
- a CDS encoding isoprenyl transferase — translation MNLRDKLRGLLVRLYARRVEGHLDHAQVPKHIGVIVDGSRRWAKAAGSTPVDGHRAGAEKIEEFLGWCSETDVEVVTLWLLSTDNFNRPPEELGPLLGIIEDVVRTLAADGRWRVHHVGTPDLLPSPMQTALKEAEESTAHVDGILVNVAIGYGGRQEIADAVRSMLLDAQDKGTSMEELAEAVDIDMIGRHLYTGDQPDPDLVIRTSGEQRLSGFMLWQTAHSEYYFCEVFWPAFRKVDFLRALRDYAARHRRYGG, via the coding sequence GTGAACCTGCGCGACAAGCTGCGCGGCCTGCTCGTCAGGCTCTACGCACGCCGGGTGGAAGGCCACCTGGACCACGCCCAGGTGCCCAAGCACATCGGTGTCATCGTGGACGGCAGTCGGCGCTGGGCGAAGGCAGCCGGTTCCACCCCCGTCGACGGCCACCGGGCCGGCGCGGAGAAGATCGAGGAGTTCCTCGGCTGGTGCTCCGAGACGGACGTCGAGGTCGTCACCCTCTGGCTGCTGTCGACGGACAACTTCAACCGTCCGCCGGAGGAGCTCGGCCCCCTCCTCGGCATCATCGAGGACGTCGTGCGCACCCTCGCCGCCGACGGCCGCTGGCGGGTCCACCACGTCGGCACCCCCGACCTGCTGCCCTCCCCGATGCAGACGGCGCTGAAGGAGGCGGAGGAGTCCACCGCCCACGTCGACGGCATACTCGTCAACGTCGCCATCGGCTATGGCGGCCGCCAGGAGATCGCCGACGCCGTACGGTCGATGCTGCTGGACGCGCAGGACAAGGGCACCTCGATGGAGGAGCTCGCCGAGGCCGTCGACATCGACATGATCGGCCGCCATCTCTACACCGGCGACCAGCCCGACCCCGACCTCGTGATCCGTACCAGCGGTGAGCAGCGGCTGTCCGGATTCATGCTGTGGCAGACCGCTCACTCGGAGTACTACTTCTGCGAGGTCTTCTGGCCGGCCTTCCGCAAGGTCGACTTCCTGCGCGCGCTGCGCGACTACGCGGCACGCCACCGCCGCTACGGCGGCTGA